One stretch of Callospermophilus lateralis isolate mCalLat2 chromosome 11, mCalLat2.hap1, whole genome shotgun sequence DNA includes these proteins:
- the Tp53i13 gene encoding tumor protein p53-inducible protein 13 isoform X1: MRFLAGPATGRAGMAPPQSLPKLLLLAALAGFLGPSEVGNPLLGRLRLGFSKRFAKKFVLEGWRAERGLGVLLTPTPGQGRERTGPSLRPTPQLCALDPQVVAETVEEAGAHCPEGLWPLPPQVLPRVTYTQVRPGQAEDVTFLYHPCAHPWLKLQLVLLAHVCVAKPSLAPDSSLTQDRPLVLTVWGMALEMAWVEPAWVAHWLKRQRRRKQRKNVWFHSDNLPGPSPLVTTPSTARLCRRGCVQAPGLAFALRSWRPPGTEVTSRGPRWPSLSSAKRRGLRAVLGLQPTPSGLRIPLASTWSLKAQQPTLGNPGEGSNALSVSPVSLLPGQPGSNASSRTDAQIPNRQGSSGGCACPNQASPAPRAAGPPRVARGPTPRTEEAAWAAMALTFLLVLLTLATLCTRLHRNFRRGESIYWGPTSDSQDTVAAVLKRRLLMPARRVKRSRRRPLLPPTPDSGPDGDSSD, from the exons ATGCGTTTCCTCGCTGGCCCAGCGACTGGCCGGGCTGGGATGGCGCCTCCTCAGTCTTTGCCCAAGTTGCTTCTCCTGGCAGCCCTAGCGGGATTCCTGGGTCCCAGCGAGGTAGGCAACCCGCTCCTGGGCAGGCTTCGGCTCGGGTTCTCGAAGCGCTTTGCAAAAAAGTTCGTCCTGGAAGGGTGGCGCGCGGAGAGGGGACTAGGAGTCCTCCTCACCCCAACTCCGGGccagggaagggagagaactgggCCCTCGCTGAGGCCGACGCCCCAGCTCTGCGCCTTGGATCCACAGGTGGTAGCTGAGACGGTGGAGGAGGCGGGAGCCCATTGTCCCGAGGGCTTGTGGCCTCTGCCCCCACAG GTGTTACCAAGAGTGACCTACACACAGGTGAGACCAGGGCAG GCTGAGGATGTCACCTTCCTCTACCACCCCTGTGCTCACCCTTGGCTGAAGCTCCAGCTTGTCCTCCTTGCCCACGTTTGTGTGGCTAAGCCCTCACTTGCTCCTGACTCCAGCCTCACTCAGGATCGG CCCCTGGTGCTGACAGTATGGGGGATGGCACTGGAGATGGCATGGGTAGAACCAGCCTGGGTTGCCCACTGGCTAAAGAGGCAACGGCGGAGGAAGCAGAGGAAAAATGTATGGTTCCACTCTGACAACCTTCCTGGGCCTTCTCCTTTGGTGACAACCCCCAGCACAGCAAGGCTATGCAGGAGAGGGTGTGTGCAG GCCCCAGGTTTGGCCTTTGCTCTGCGGAGCTGGCGGCCTCCTGGTACAGAGGTGACATCTAGAGGCCCAAGATGGCCTTCTCTGAGTAGTGCCAAGAGGCGGGGGCTGCGTGCTGTCCTTGGTCTTCAGCCCACTCCTTCTGGCCTGAGGATTCCCTTGGCTTCTACATGGAGCTTAAAGGCCCAGCAGCCCACTTTAGGAAATCCAGGTGAGGGGAGTAATGCTCTTTCTGTGTCCCCTGTCTCCTTGCTGCCTGGACAGCCTGGAAGCAATGCCAGCTCCAGGACGGATGCTCAGATACCCAACAGGCaaggcagctcaggaggctgtgcCTGCCCGAATCAGGCTTCCCCAGCCCCTCGGGCAGCAGGGCCTCCCCGGGTAGCCCGGGGCCCCACCCCACGCACGGAGGAGGCTGCCTGGGCTGCCATGGCCCTGACTTTCCTGCTAGTGCTGCTCACCCTAGCCACACTCTGCACACGGCTGCACCGAAACTTCCGCCGGGGCGAGAGCATCTACTGGGGACCCACATCGGACAGCCAGGACACGGTGGCTG CTGTGCTGAAGCGGAGACTGCTGATGCCCGCGCGCCGGGTCAAGCGTTCTCGCCGGAGACCCCTGCTCCCGCCCACGCCGGACAGCGGCCCAGATGGGGACAGCTCGGACTAA
- the Tp53i13 gene encoding tumor protein p53-inducible protein 13 isoform X4 produces MRFLAGPATGRAGMAPPQSLPKLLLLAALAGFLGPSEVLPRVTYTQVRPGQAEDVTFLYHPCAHPWLKLQLVLLAHVCVAKPSLAPDSSLTQDRPLVLTVWGMALEMAWVEPAWVAHWLKRQRRRKQRKNVWFHSDNLPGPSPLVTTPSTARLCRRGCVQAPGLAFALRSWRPPGTEVTSRGPRWPSLSSAKRRGLRAVLGLQPTPSGLRIPLASTWSLKAQQPTLGNPGEGSNALSVSPVSLLPGQPGSNASSRTDAQIPNRQGSSGGCACPNQASPAPRAAGPPRVARGPTPRTEEAAWAAMALTFLLVLLTLATLCTRLHRNFRRGESIYWGPTSDSQDTVAAVLKRRLLMPARRVKRSRRRPLLPPTPDSGPDGDSSD; encoded by the exons ATGCGTTTCCTCGCTGGCCCAGCGACTGGCCGGGCTGGGATGGCGCCTCCTCAGTCTTTGCCCAAGTTGCTTCTCCTGGCAGCCCTAGCGGGATTCCTGGGTCCCAGCGAG GTGTTACCAAGAGTGACCTACACACAGGTGAGACCAGGGCAG GCTGAGGATGTCACCTTCCTCTACCACCCCTGTGCTCACCCTTGGCTGAAGCTCCAGCTTGTCCTCCTTGCCCACGTTTGTGTGGCTAAGCCCTCACTTGCTCCTGACTCCAGCCTCACTCAGGATCGG CCCCTGGTGCTGACAGTATGGGGGATGGCACTGGAGATGGCATGGGTAGAACCAGCCTGGGTTGCCCACTGGCTAAAGAGGCAACGGCGGAGGAAGCAGAGGAAAAATGTATGGTTCCACTCTGACAACCTTCCTGGGCCTTCTCCTTTGGTGACAACCCCCAGCACAGCAAGGCTATGCAGGAGAGGGTGTGTGCAG GCCCCAGGTTTGGCCTTTGCTCTGCGGAGCTGGCGGCCTCCTGGTACAGAGGTGACATCTAGAGGCCCAAGATGGCCTTCTCTGAGTAGTGCCAAGAGGCGGGGGCTGCGTGCTGTCCTTGGTCTTCAGCCCACTCCTTCTGGCCTGAGGATTCCCTTGGCTTCTACATGGAGCTTAAAGGCCCAGCAGCCCACTTTAGGAAATCCAGGTGAGGGGAGTAATGCTCTTTCTGTGTCCCCTGTCTCCTTGCTGCCTGGACAGCCTGGAAGCAATGCCAGCTCCAGGACGGATGCTCAGATACCCAACAGGCaaggcagctcaggaggctgtgcCTGCCCGAATCAGGCTTCCCCAGCCCCTCGGGCAGCAGGGCCTCCCCGGGTAGCCCGGGGCCCCACCCCACGCACGGAGGAGGCTGCCTGGGCTGCCATGGCCCTGACTTTCCTGCTAGTGCTGCTCACCCTAGCCACACTCTGCACACGGCTGCACCGAAACTTCCGCCGGGGCGAGAGCATCTACTGGGGACCCACATCGGACAGCCAGGACACGGTGGCTG CTGTGCTGAAGCGGAGACTGCTGATGCCCGCGCGCCGGGTCAAGCGTTCTCGCCGGAGACCCCTGCTCCCGCCCACGCCGGACAGCGGCCCAGATGGGGACAGCTCGGACTAA
- the Tp53i13 gene encoding tumor protein p53-inducible protein 13 isoform X2 produces the protein MRFLAGPATGRAGMAPPQSLPKLLLLAALAGFLGPSEVVAETVEEAGAHCPEGLWPLPPQVLPRVTYTQVRPGQAEDVTFLYHPCAHPWLKLQLVLLAHVCVAKPSLAPDSSLTQDRPLVLTVWGMALEMAWVEPAWVAHWLKRQRRRKQRKNVWFHSDNLPGPSPLVTTPSTARLCRRGCVQAPGLAFALRSWRPPGTEVTSRGPRWPSLSSAKRRGLRAVLGLQPTPSGLRIPLASTWSLKAQQPTLGNPGEGSNALSVSPVSLLPGQPGSNASSRTDAQIPNRQGSSGGCACPNQASPAPRAAGPPRVARGPTPRTEEAAWAAMALTFLLVLLTLATLCTRLHRNFRRGESIYWGPTSDSQDTVAAVLKRRLLMPARRVKRSRRRPLLPPTPDSGPDGDSSD, from the exons ATGCGTTTCCTCGCTGGCCCAGCGACTGGCCGGGCTGGGATGGCGCCTCCTCAGTCTTTGCCCAAGTTGCTTCTCCTGGCAGCCCTAGCGGGATTCCTGGGTCCCAGCGAG GTGGTAGCTGAGACGGTGGAGGAGGCGGGAGCCCATTGTCCCGAGGGCTTGTGGCCTCTGCCCCCACAG GTGTTACCAAGAGTGACCTACACACAGGTGAGACCAGGGCAG GCTGAGGATGTCACCTTCCTCTACCACCCCTGTGCTCACCCTTGGCTGAAGCTCCAGCTTGTCCTCCTTGCCCACGTTTGTGTGGCTAAGCCCTCACTTGCTCCTGACTCCAGCCTCACTCAGGATCGG CCCCTGGTGCTGACAGTATGGGGGATGGCACTGGAGATGGCATGGGTAGAACCAGCCTGGGTTGCCCACTGGCTAAAGAGGCAACGGCGGAGGAAGCAGAGGAAAAATGTATGGTTCCACTCTGACAACCTTCCTGGGCCTTCTCCTTTGGTGACAACCCCCAGCACAGCAAGGCTATGCAGGAGAGGGTGTGTGCAG GCCCCAGGTTTGGCCTTTGCTCTGCGGAGCTGGCGGCCTCCTGGTACAGAGGTGACATCTAGAGGCCCAAGATGGCCTTCTCTGAGTAGTGCCAAGAGGCGGGGGCTGCGTGCTGTCCTTGGTCTTCAGCCCACTCCTTCTGGCCTGAGGATTCCCTTGGCTTCTACATGGAGCTTAAAGGCCCAGCAGCCCACTTTAGGAAATCCAGGTGAGGGGAGTAATGCTCTTTCTGTGTCCCCTGTCTCCTTGCTGCCTGGACAGCCTGGAAGCAATGCCAGCTCCAGGACGGATGCTCAGATACCCAACAGGCaaggcagctcaggaggctgtgcCTGCCCGAATCAGGCTTCCCCAGCCCCTCGGGCAGCAGGGCCTCCCCGGGTAGCCCGGGGCCCCACCCCACGCACGGAGGAGGCTGCCTGGGCTGCCATGGCCCTGACTTTCCTGCTAGTGCTGCTCACCCTAGCCACACTCTGCACACGGCTGCACCGAAACTTCCGCCGGGGCGAGAGCATCTACTGGGGACCCACATCGGACAGCCAGGACACGGTGGCTG CTGTGCTGAAGCGGAGACTGCTGATGCCCGCGCGCCGGGTCAAGCGTTCTCGCCGGAGACCCCTGCTCCCGCCCACGCCGGACAGCGGCCCAGATGGGGACAGCTCGGACTAA
- the Tp53i13 gene encoding tumor protein p53-inducible protein 13 isoform X3: protein MRFLAGPATGRAGMAPPQSLPKLLLLAALAGFLGPSEVGNPLLGRLRLGFSKRFAKKFVLEGWRAERGLGVLLTPTPGQGRERTGPSLRPTPQLCALDPQVVAETVEEAGAHCPEGLWPLPPQVLPRVTYTQVRPGQAEDVTFLYHPCAHPWLKLQLVLLAHVCVAKPSLAPDSSLTQDRPLVLTVWGMALEMAWVEPAWVAHWLKRQRRRKQRKNVWFHSDNLPGPSPLVTTPSTARLCRRGCVQAPGLAFALRSWRPPGTEVTSRGPRWPSLSSAKRRGLRAVLGLQPTPSGLRIPLASTWSLKAQQPTLGNPVLLTLATLCTRLHRNFRRGESIYWGPTSDSQDTVAAVLKRRLLMPARRVKRSRRRPLLPPTPDSGPDGDSSD from the exons ATGCGTTTCCTCGCTGGCCCAGCGACTGGCCGGGCTGGGATGGCGCCTCCTCAGTCTTTGCCCAAGTTGCTTCTCCTGGCAGCCCTAGCGGGATTCCTGGGTCCCAGCGAGGTAGGCAACCCGCTCCTGGGCAGGCTTCGGCTCGGGTTCTCGAAGCGCTTTGCAAAAAAGTTCGTCCTGGAAGGGTGGCGCGCGGAGAGGGGACTAGGAGTCCTCCTCACCCCAACTCCGGGccagggaagggagagaactgggCCCTCGCTGAGGCCGACGCCCCAGCTCTGCGCCTTGGATCCACAGGTGGTAGCTGAGACGGTGGAGGAGGCGGGAGCCCATTGTCCCGAGGGCTTGTGGCCTCTGCCCCCACAG GTGTTACCAAGAGTGACCTACACACAGGTGAGACCAGGGCAG GCTGAGGATGTCACCTTCCTCTACCACCCCTGTGCTCACCCTTGGCTGAAGCTCCAGCTTGTCCTCCTTGCCCACGTTTGTGTGGCTAAGCCCTCACTTGCTCCTGACTCCAGCCTCACTCAGGATCGG CCCCTGGTGCTGACAGTATGGGGGATGGCACTGGAGATGGCATGGGTAGAACCAGCCTGGGTTGCCCACTGGCTAAAGAGGCAACGGCGGAGGAAGCAGAGGAAAAATGTATGGTTCCACTCTGACAACCTTCCTGGGCCTTCTCCTTTGGTGACAACCCCCAGCACAGCAAGGCTATGCAGGAGAGGGTGTGTGCAG GCCCCAGGTTTGGCCTTTGCTCTGCGGAGCTGGCGGCCTCCTGGTACAGAGGTGACATCTAGAGGCCCAAGATGGCCTTCTCTGAGTAGTGCCAAGAGGCGGGGGCTGCGTGCTGTCCTTGGTCTTCAGCCCACTCCTTCTGGCCTGAGGATTCCCTTGGCTTCTACATGGAGCTTAAAGGCCCAGCAGCCCACTTTAGGAAATCCAG TGCTGCTCACCCTAGCCACACTCTGCACACGGCTGCACCGAAACTTCCGCCGGGGCGAGAGCATCTACTGGGGACCCACATCGGACAGCCAGGACACGGTGGCTG CTGTGCTGAAGCGGAGACTGCTGATGCCCGCGCGCCGGGTCAAGCGTTCTCGCCGGAGACCCCTGCTCCCGCCCACGCCGGACAGCGGCCCAGATGGGGACAGCTCGGACTAA
- the LOC143410503 gene encoding uncharacterized protein LOC143410503: MARLLVCVPSWAAVEELQKREVNNSRLGTRALEFLPACCSCAQSHRTPSLPSLAALSDFGACLGPAGPATAQSRGRAGDTASDWRGPGPELPSGPGREFAAGGCSFPYRQQGAVRLTTAAHPERGSLRAWPHIEEILNNVPQEEETGPSLPYFGQEHLKPHTLHSFVIPQNPEELAPCCWRGSHPGTTAALGRLQRRVKTNPPARGRWSPPVQRLDALQLRSHTQLFRLRV, encoded by the exons ACTGGTCTGTGTGCCCTCGTGGGCTGCCGTTGAAGAGCTGCAAAAGCGAGAAGTGAATAACTCGCGGCTCGGGACAAGGGCTCTAGAGTTCCTGCCCGCCTGCTGCAGCTGCGCCCAGAGCCACCGAacaccctctctcccttccttggcTGCGCTCTCTGACTTCGGTGCTTGTCTCGGCCCCGCAGGCCCAGCAACTGCGCAATCGCGCGGCAGGGCTGGGGATACCGCATCCGACTGGAGAGGGCCAGGGCCAGAGCTGCCGTCCGGTCCTGGACGAGAGTTTGCTGCGGGAGGTTGCTCCTTCCCTTACAGGCAGCAGGGCGCTGTCCGATTGACGACCGCGGCCCACCCGGAGCGAGGCTCCTTGAGAGCTTGGCCTCACATAGAGGAAATCCTCAATAACGTTCCCCAGGAAGAAGAAACAGGCCCAAGCCTCCCCTA tTTTGGGCAGGAACACCTCAAGCCCCACACTCTACACTCgttcgtcattcctcaaaatcctGAAGAGCTAGCGCCCTGCTGCTGGAGAG GATCCCACCCAGGCACTACTGCTGCACTCGGTAGGCTGCAAAGACGCGTCAAGACGAATCCTCCAGCAAGGGGGAGGTGGTCTCCGCCGGTCCAGCGACTCGACGCTCTCCAGCTGCGCTCGCACACACAACTTTTCCGGCTTCGGGTGTAG
- the Tp53i13 gene encoding tumor protein p53-inducible protein 13 isoform X5 → MALEMAWVEPAWVAHWLKRQRRRKQRKNVWFHSDNLPGPSPLVTTPSTARLCRRGCVQAPGLAFALRSWRPPGTEVTSRGPRWPSLSSAKRRGLRAVLGLQPTPSGLRIPLASTWSLKAQQPTLGNPGEGSNALSVSPVSLLPGQPGSNASSRTDAQIPNRQGSSGGCACPNQASPAPRAAGPPRVARGPTPRTEEAAWAAMALTFLLVLLTLATLCTRLHRNFRRGESIYWGPTSDSQDTVAAVLKRRLLMPARRVKRSRRRPLLPPTPDSGPDGDSSD, encoded by the exons ATGGCACTGGAGATGGCATGGGTAGAACCAGCCTGGGTTGCCCACTGGCTAAAGAGGCAACGGCGGAGGAAGCAGAGGAAAAATGTATGGTTCCACTCTGACAACCTTCCTGGGCCTTCTCCTTTGGTGACAACCCCCAGCACAGCAAGGCTATGCAGGAGAGGGTGTGTGCAG GCCCCAGGTTTGGCCTTTGCTCTGCGGAGCTGGCGGCCTCCTGGTACAGAGGTGACATCTAGAGGCCCAAGATGGCCTTCTCTGAGTAGTGCCAAGAGGCGGGGGCTGCGTGCTGTCCTTGGTCTTCAGCCCACTCCTTCTGGCCTGAGGATTCCCTTGGCTTCTACATGGAGCTTAAAGGCCCAGCAGCCCACTTTAGGAAATCCAGGTGAGGGGAGTAATGCTCTTTCTGTGTCCCCTGTCTCCTTGCTGCCTGGACAGCCTGGAAGCAATGCCAGCTCCAGGACGGATGCTCAGATACCCAACAGGCaaggcagctcaggaggctgtgcCTGCCCGAATCAGGCTTCCCCAGCCCCTCGGGCAGCAGGGCCTCCCCGGGTAGCCCGGGGCCCCACCCCACGCACGGAGGAGGCTGCCTGGGCTGCCATGGCCCTGACTTTCCTGCTAGTGCTGCTCACCCTAGCCACACTCTGCACACGGCTGCACCGAAACTTCCGCCGGGGCGAGAGCATCTACTGGGGACCCACATCGGACAGCCAGGACACGGTGGCTG CTGTGCTGAAGCGGAGACTGCTGATGCCCGCGCGCCGGGTCAAGCGTTCTCGCCGGAGACCCCTGCTCCCGCCCACGCCGGACAGCGGCCCAGATGGGGACAGCTCGGACTAA